The genomic region GTTTATCTAAATTATCTTTTAAAATACTTTCAAAGCTTTTATTATTCCCTTCATTTATTTTTTCATTTAAATTATTTATATTGTTATTAAATATTTCCTGTGAAGGAACAAACTTATTTATTATCACTTAACTCCCTCCCCTATTTACCAAGCTCTAAAGTTTTCATAAACATACTTTTAGTAGCATTTAATGTGTCTGCATTTGCTTCATAAGATCTAGAAGCAGCAATCATATCTGCCATTTCATTTAATATATTTACATTAGGCATAGTTACATAACCATTTTCATCCGCATCAGGATGGGCTGGATCATATACTTGTTGGAGAGGCGAAGTATCTTCAACAATTCCTACAGCCTTAACTCCCTTTATTCCCTTTTCTTTATCCAAGTTTTCTTGAAAAACTGCAATTTTTCTAACGTATGGTTTCCCATTTTCTCCCCTTGTAGTGGTTGCATTTGCTATATTAGATGTAATTGTATCCATCCTTAGTCTTTCTGCAGAAAGCCCACTTGCACTAACTCTCATCGTATTGAATAATCCCATAATTATTAATTACCTCCTGATATTACACTTTTTGTCATTGTTAATTTTGAATTAGCTTGAGTAATTAAAGCATTATACATCATAGTATTTGCAGCTTGATTTACTTTTTCCAAATCTAAATCAACATTATTTCCATCTTGACGCATGCTTGTACTATTATCTTGCTCTATAGAAATTAAAGATTTATCATTCTTACCACTAATATGTTCAATATTAGTCTTCTTTAATGAAAGTTTATTTTTTTCATTTGTTAAATTTTCTTCAAATGTAACATAAGATTTTTTAAAGTTTTTTGTGTTAATATTTGCAATATTATTTGCTATAACCTTCCCCCTTAAAGAAGAAGCGCCTAGCCCTAATTTTAACATTTTATATGTGCTATCATTATTATTAATATTCATAAATTTCTCTCCCTAAAAATTATATAGTATTATAAAATATTTTGTCGTTTTCAATTATATATTATCATGTTTCATTATACTATCTTTTGTAGAATAATTGCTATTGTTTTATAAATTATTAATTAAATTTTATCATATTTTATTATAGTTTAATAGAAATTATTTTTCTATAAAAAAATACACAGAAATAATCAACATATTTTTACAATATAATGTTAATATATGTAAATTCGTTCTTTTTAGTTGAATTTTTTACATTTTTTTGATATTTTATTGCAATATTTTCTATAATTTTTATTAAAATTAAATATTTTTTACCAAAACAACAAAAAAACGTTATGCATTTTTTTGCATAACGTAGTAACTTTTTTATCTTTTACTATTAAGTTTATACTAATTCTAAATATAATCATTATTAGCATATATTATTTCATATTTTCTAAAACTCTCAAGACATCTTGAGGAAAATTGTTAGATTGATGCATTAAGGCTGTAGAAGTATCTGAAAGAATAGATGTTCGCGCAAAATCTGCCATTTCTAATGCAAGATCTGCATCACTTATTCTACTTTCTGCATGTTGTAAATTTAATGTTGTTTCTTGGATATTTTCATAACTTGTTTCCAATCTACTTTGAATAGCTCCAAACTTACTTCTAATAGAATTTACTATATTTATTGCACCATCTATGGCTTCCAAAGATTTACCGATTCCGTTATTTATATCTAAACTTCCTCCAAAAATATTTTCAGATGTAATATTATATAAAGGTATTTCCATATTATCTCCAACATTTGCTCCTACCATATGTTTTAATGTAGTCGGATTATTATTATCAGAACTTTTATTGCTTAATAATTTTACTCCATTAAATTCTGCATTTGAAGCCATTTGATCTATACTATCCTTTAACTGATTTATCTCATTTTGAATTATTTGTAAATCTTCTTCACTATTAACTCCACCTGCCTGAACTGTAAGTTCTTTTATTCTTATTAAGGACTCATTCATAGAAGATAATACTCCATCTGCAGCTTGTAACATAGATATTCCATCTTGAATATTTCTCTCAGCCATTTGTATTCCCTTAAGCTGTATCCTAAGGTTTTCCCTTACTCCCATCTTATTAGGATTATCCTTAGATGAGTTAATCTTACTTCCTGTACTTATTCTATTCATTATTTTAGATTGAACATCTAAATTCTTTTTATATCTGTTATATATATTTAGCGAATCCATATTTTGAAGTAATCTCATAATATCTATCTCCTATACTCATATTTTAATCTATTTTTATTATCGGTAAATGTATTTAATTCTTAACATATATATTAATAATTATTAAAATAAAATATCTATTTTCTAAATAAGCACCTTTAATTTCAATTTTTTTTATATGTATTCGGAAAAGCTATACACCCTATAAATATTGCAATTATTGTTGGTATTACCCATGAAAATCCTATATTGGATAGAGGAATAAAATTCAAATTTACTTCTGGAATTACAGATAATAGTCCAAAAATTAATGAAGTATATGTAGCAAGCCTAATTGCATTTATATTGTTTATTAGCTTATTTAATAAAGAAGTTACAATTAAGGTAATAGATACAGGATATAAAACATTAAGTATTGGAACAGATAAAACAATTATTTTATCGACGCCTAAGGTTGCAATAACTAAGCTTATTATAGATATTATTATAGCATTAAATTTATAGGTTAATTTGCCCTTTGATACTTTTTCAAAGAATTCTGCTCCAGAGGTTAATAATCCTATTGATGTGGTTAAACATGCTAAGCCCATTGCTACTCCAATTAATATTGGTCCTAAATCTCCCAATATATTTCTGGATATTAATATTAAAATTTCTGTTTTTCCAACATTCTTAAGTGTTAAATTTACAGTTTGTGCTCCAATAAATGTTAAACCTCCATAAACAAAAGCAAGTCCAATTCCTGCAATAATACTTGATTTTAATAACATTGAAGGCATCTCTTTATTATTATATCCTTTAACTTTTAAGGATTTTGTTATTATTCCTGCAAATAAAAGTGCTGCTATAGCATCCATCGTTTGATACCCTTCTAATAAAGATGAAGAAAACACATTAACAGCATTAGTAGAAACAATCTTGTCTATAGGAATAAGTAACCCTTTAATAATAATAAATCCAAGTAATATTATTAAGGTTGGAGTTAGATATTTACCAAGAGTATCTATAACAGAACTTTTTTTAAAAACAAAAAATATATTAATTAAAAAGTATATTACCATTGCTAATAAGGCCGGTACCTTTGGAAAAAATGGGTTTATTGCAAGTTCATAGGTTGTAGCAGCAGTTCTAGGTATTGCAAGCATAGGCCCTATTGCAACAAACAATAAAATAGTAAGTATTATCGAAAAATTCTTTCCTATTTTATTTGAAATACTATCAAAAGTTCCATCTCCCATAGAACATGAAACTATTGCTAAAAGAGGAATGCCCACTCCAGTAATAATAAAACCTATAATTCCTAATAAAAATTGGCTTCCTATTTTGTTTCCTAAATAAGCAGGAAAAATCAAATTACCTGCACCAAAAAACATCGAAAACAATGCAAATCCAATAATAGTCGCATCTTTAGTATTTTTCTTCATTTCATATTTCCTTTCTTTTTTAAAATACAGATATTATTATAGAATAATTTTGTACTAAAATATAGATAATATTTATGATTTATTATATTTAAAAAAGTTACTAAAAGCATGTATACTTTTAGTAACTTTTTTTCATTATCTTATTAATATTAAATTTTCTATTCTTATCACAAATATAATATTATTAATTCTTCAATATATTAATTTAATGCTCTTTGCATATGACACTTTTTCACTAAATTTATATAAAGCAAAACATATTTAATTTCACTTTATTATAACTAAACAATTCCTTTGCTTTTAGGATTTAAAACACTTCTTTTTATTTCTTGGTATACTTTTTCTCCACAAGTCCCATCAATATTGGCATATACTTTTGATGCTATTCCCTTTCGATTAACAGCAAGAGGATCATAGCCTTTGGCAAATTTCTTTACTAATTCATACCATGGTTCATCCTGATTATAAAAATAATAAAATGCGTTAGATGGCACTAATGAATTATTTGGTAAAGTTTTATCTAAAAATATAACTTTTTTTTCTGTTAATAAATATGATCTAAGTAATGATCCATCGCTTGAAATTAATACATCCGCAGCTTTTAACGCTGGCAAGTAATCATCAGTTTCATCTAAAATTATATTATTATACATTCCCATTTCACTTTTAATATACTTTTCTGTTAAATCAATATAATATTTTGCTAAGCCTGGAGTATATTTTAAAATAG from Clostridium isatidis harbors:
- the flgC gene encoding flagellar basal body rod protein FlgC; amino-acid sequence: MGLFNTMRVSASGLSAERLRMDTITSNIANATTTRGENGKPYVRKIAVFQENLDKEKGIKGVKAVGIVEDTSPLQQVYDPAHPDADENGYVTMPNVNILNEMADMIAASRSYEANADTLNATKSMFMKTLELGK
- the flgB gene encoding flagellar basal body rod protein FlgB, yielding MNINNNDSTYKMLKLGLGASSLRGKVIANNIANINTKNFKKSYVTFEENLTNEKNKLSLKKTNIEHISGKNDKSLISIEQDNSTSMRQDGNNVDLDLEKVNQAANTMMYNALITQANSKLTMTKSVISGGN
- a CDS encoding flagellin — encoded protein: MRLLQNMDSLNIYNRYKKNLDVQSKIMNRISTGSKINSSKDNPNKMGVRENLRIQLKGIQMAERNIQDGISMLQAADGVLSSMNESLIRIKELTVQAGGVNSEEDLQIIQNEINQLKDSIDQMASNAEFNGVKLLSNKSSDNNNPTTLKHMVGANVGDNMEIPLYNITSENIFGGSLDINNGIGKSLEAIDGAINIVNSIRSKFGAIQSRLETSYENIQETTLNLQHAESRISDADLALEMADFARTSILSDTSTALMHQSNNFPQDVLRVLENMK
- the brnQ gene encoding branched-chain amino acid transport system II carrier protein, which gives rise to MKKNTKDATIIGFALFSMFFGAGNLIFPAYLGNKIGSQFLLGIIGFIITGVGIPLLAIVSCSMGDGTFDSISNKIGKNFSIILTILLFVAIGPMLAIPRTAATTYELAINPFFPKVPALLAMVIYFLINIFFVFKKSSVIDTLGKYLTPTLIILLGFIIIKGLLIPIDKIVSTNAVNVFSSSLLEGYQTMDAIAALLFAGIITKSLKVKGYNNKEMPSMLLKSSIIAGIGLAFVYGGLTFIGAQTVNLTLKNVGKTEILILISRNILGDLGPILIGVAMGLACLTTSIGLLTSGAEFFEKVSKGKLTYKFNAIIISIISLVIATLGVDKIIVLSVPILNVLYPVSITLIVTSLLNKLINNINAIRLATYTSLIFGLLSVIPEVNLNFIPLSNIGFSWVIPTIIAIFIGCIAFPNTYKKN